The Gemmatimonadaceae bacterium DNA segment GGGCGATGGCGTTGGGCAGGCCGAAGAGCGTGTTGAGGAACGGGATGAGCAGGGTGAACGCGATGCCGTCGAGTGCGGCGGCGATCACGTTGAAGAGCACGTTCCCGGCGAGCCGCCAGGAGTGGGGGCGCAGGAAGGTGAGCAGGCGGCGGTAGAGCCGCATCAGGAAGTGCCCAGGGCCGGGATCATCTGCGACATAGATGTGGCAAGATAGCCCCTTCCACGGGGAGGGAGAGAGCGGCAACTTGGGGTTATGGCCCACGCTCCGACCCCGTATGCGCCGCCGCGCGCGCTGTTTGCGTTCCCGGGGCTGGCGGCGGCGGCGGCCCGCGCACCGCTGGGCGGCGGGCGAGAGGCGCTCACGGGGGCGTTGATGGTGGCGCGGTTGGCCGCCGGAATGCGCCTGCCTCATCCGCTGACGGTCGACGCCCGTCGCGCGCGCGCCGAGCAGGCCAAAGGGTGGCTGAGCGCCCTCGCGCTGCCGGCCAAGACGCGCACGGCCCTGCTCAAGGGCATCGCGGCCAGCGCCCAAGGGGACCGGACGGTGATGGCCGAGGCCCTTGCCGGGGTGACCGACGTCACCGCGTCGCAGCTCGACAAAGTGGCACGTTCAGAGCTCAGCGCCCTGGCGGACCGGCTGCGCCAGGATGCCCTCGTGCTTGCCGGAGGCGTGGACTGACCCGTAGAATAGGTCGCCCGCGCTTCCTTATTTCGTGAGGCTCCTCTGCGCCCCAACGACATCTCCCCGATCAGCCGCGTGATGCGGCGTGTGGACTTGGCCACCGACGGACAGCCGTCGGGGGACACGGTGCGCACGGGCTTCCCGAGCCTGGACCGGGCGCTGGGCGGCGGCCTGCGGCGCGGTGACGTGGTGGTGATCGGTGGCGACGTGGGCAGTGGCAAGTCGGCGCTGGCGCTGGCGATGGCGGTGCGGGTGGCGCAGGGCGGGGTGCCGGTGGCGTTCCTGACCGGCGAAATGACGACGGAGCGGGTGATGGAGCGCGCCCTGGCGCTCGAGGGTCGCGTGCGCGTGGACGACCTTCGCAGCGGCAAGCTCGATGACCTGACCCGCGCCAACGTGGGCGCGGCAGCGGTGCGCCTCCGCGACCGCTCGCCGCGCGTCGAGCCGTTGCCGAGCGCCTCGCTGGACGCGTTGCGCACGCGCATCCGCGAGCTGGCGTGCGATTTGATTGTCGTGGATTCGCTTCAGGCGCTGGCGTTGGGCGAGGGACCGCAGGACGAGCTGCTCGCCAGCGCAATGCGGGCGTTGAAGGCCGCGGCACTGGACCTCGACGTGAGCGTGCTGGTGACGGCACAGTTGCCCAAGTGGGAGCGGGCGCGCGCCGACGCGCGCCCGACGCTGGATGACTTCGGTGCCCTCGGCGCGGTGAAGCAGCACGCCGACGTGGTGCTAGCGCTGTATCGCGAGGAGATGTACGCGCCGGGCTACGGCGTGGAGGGTGCGACGGAACTGCTGGTGCGCAAGAACCGCAACGGCACGACCGGATATGTCGACCTGTATTTCTACAAGCAGTGGTTGCGCTTTGAGGATATGCTGGACCCCGACCGCTAGGAGAAGTGATGCGTCATTCCCGTCTGCTACTCGCCTGCGCCCTGCTCGCCCTCGCCGCCCCGGCAGCCGAGGCACAGCAGCGCGACCCCGTCGCCCGACTCGAGGCGGCGCGCGCGGCCAACCCGCGTAGCGTCGCGGCGCTGCGCGCGCTGGGCGTCGCGTACTACAAGGCCGATCGCTTCGCCGAGGCGCGCACCGTGCTGGATCAGGCACGCCAGCTTGATCCGCGCGACGGCGTGAGCGCGCTGTACGCCGGGCTCGCGGCGGAGGGCACGCAGGACTACGCGGGTGCGAAGGCGGCCTACGAGGATTACCTCAAGGTCGGCCGCTCGCGCCGCACGCGCAGGGACATCCAGCAGCGCCTTGTCGCGATTGCGCGGCTCGAGGTGGTGGCATCGGCGCGGGCGGCCGTCGCCAACGAGGCCACGCTCTCGCAGACGCCGGGTGACCGCCGCACGATCGCCGTGCCGCCGTTCAAGTTCTCCGGGCCGGATGCGGAGACGCTGCAACCGCTGGAGCGCGGCTTCGCCGAGCTGATGATCACCGACCTCTCGCGCTCAGCGCAGCTGACGGTCGTGGAGCGCGACCGGATGCAGGCGATCGCGGATGAAATCCGGCTGGGCGAGAGCGACCGCGTGGACGCGGCGACGGCGGTGCGGGCCGGCAAGCTGATTCGCGCCGGACGCCTGGTGAACGGCTCGATGGTGCAGACCACCGGCAGCGAGCTCACGATCGAATCGAACGTGATCGACGTGAGCACGTCCGAACTGGCGGCGCCGGTGTCGGTGTCGAACAACCTCGACAACCTGTTCGCGATGCAGAAGCAGTTGGTGCTGCGCGTGTTCGAGCAGCTCGGCGTGACGCTGACGCCGGCCGAGCGGCAGTTGGTGGACCGGCAGGCGACGACGAACCTGAACGCGTTCCTGGCGTACAGCCGCGGCCTGATGGCGGCGGACGACGGCCGCTTCGAGGACGCGTCGCGGTACTTCCAGGAAGCGCGGTCGCTGGACCCGGGCTTCGGCGCGGCGGGCGTCCGGCTGCAGGCGGCGCAGGCGGCGGCCGTGGGCACTCAGGTGACCGCAGCGACGATTGAAGGGGGACTGCAGGGGACGGAGTCGCAGACCGTGAGCAGCGCGCAGCGCGGCGAGACGGTCACGCCGGGCACGTCGAACACGCTCAACACGGTGTCGCAGAACGTGAACCCGCCGTCGGTGACACCGATCTCCAACTCGGACCGCAACGGCAACTCGCAACCGCCGCCGCCGAACGTGGACCAATCCACGAACGGCACCGGCCTTGACCAACCGACGCCGCGCACAGGCACGGTCACCTTCATTCTTCGCCGGCCGTAACCGATGCGCTCGCTCTCGCGGATCGCTCCGCTCCTGGTCGTCCTCGCCGGCAGCCCGCTCTCGGCGCAGCTGCTGGAGAACTCGTCGGTGCTCACGGCGCCGACCTTCACCTCGCTCACCTTCGGCTCGGGGCCGGGCAAGCGCAGCGTCTCGCAACTCGCGCTGCCGGTGGTGGTGATCCTGCCGTTCGGCGAGAAGGTGTCCGTCGACGTCTCCACCGCCTTCGCCAACTCGCGCGTCACCGTGGACGACTCCACGGCGAGCGAGATCAGCGGCCTCACCGACACGCAGATCCGCGGCAACTTCCGGATTGGCGCAGACAACCTGCTCGTCACGGTCGGCCTGAACCTGCCGACGGGTCAATACTCGGTGCCGGAGAACCAGCAGGAGGCGGCCGGTCAGATCGGCAATGACTTCCTGTACTACCCGATTTCGTCGATGGGCAACGGCCTGGCGATGACGGGCGGCGTCGCCTACGCGCGGCCGATGGGCAGCTGGAACGTCGGCGGCGGCGCCAGCGCACGAAAGAGCACCGAGTTCGCGGCTTTCGAGGTCGCGTCGTCGGACTTCCGCTTCACCCCGGCTGACGAATACCGCGTGACCTTCAACGCCGACCGTCCGGTGGGTGACGGCGCGCTGTCGCTGGGCCTCACGTACTCGATCTTCGGTGAGGACATCGCCGACACCACGACGTACAGCACCGGCGATCGCCTCATCGCCACGGCGGGCTGGAACTTCCCGATGAAGGGCGCGGACGTGTTCCTCAGCGCCTGGAACCTCTACCGTCTCGAAGGCGAGATCCTCGGCGCCGACGCGCCGGCCGAGAATGTGTTCAACATCGCCGGCGCGGTGAGCATCCCGATGGGTCAGTTGCTGCTGCAGCCGAACGTCGAGACGCGCCTGTGGCAGGTGGGTGGCGCCCGCGCCGGTAACCTCGTGAATCTCGGACTGCGCCTGCGCGTCCCCGTCGGCCGCGTCGGCCTGTTCCCCTCGGTGGGATATAGCCTCGGCAACCTGTACTCGGTCGTCGACGGGTCGGCGACGTCGGTGAGCGGGCTGCGAACGAGCGTGACGCTACGGGTGAACTGAGGTCAAGACGGAGGACGGAAGATTGAAGCGGCCGCGGGGGGACAAGTCCTCTCGCGGCCGTTAGATTCTCTGTGGTCTCCGGAGCCCTCGGCTCCCACCATCCGTCCTCCGTCATCCGTCCCCAGTATGGCCGGCCACAGTAAGTGGAAACAGATCAAGCACTACAAGGCCGCCACGGACAAGAAGCGTGGCGCGCTGTTCACCAAGCTGCTGCGGGAAATCACCGTCGCGGCGAAGGCCGGTGGCGGCGACCCTGACGGCAATCCGCGGCTGCGCACGGCGATCGAGAACGCCAAGGCGCAGTCCTGTCCCAAGGAGAACATCGAGCGCGCCGTCAAGAAGGGCACCGGCGAGCTCGAGGGCGTGGAGTATCAGGAAGTGCTGTACGAGGCCTACGGGCCGGGCGGCGTGGCCCTGATGATCCAGGCGCTGACCGACAACCCGACGCGCACGGTGGCGGAAGTCCGCGCCAAGCTCTCGCGCGGCGGCGGCAACCTCGGCGCGGTGAACTCGGTGGCATTTATGTTCGACCGCAAGGGCCAGATCTTCATTCCCGTCGAGGGCCGTGACGAGGACGGCGTGATGGAGCAGGCGCTGGAGGCCGGCGCCGAGGACTTCGTGCGCGAGGACGAGCAGTTCGTGGTGTCCACTGCGCCGGCCGACCTGCACGCGGTGAAGCAGGCGCTCGAGGCTGCGGGGCTGGTCGCGTCGGAAGCAGAGCTGACCTGGGTGCCGAAGAGCAACGTGCGCGTGGAAGGCGAGAACGCGTCACAGTTGATCAAGCTGATGGAGCAGCTCGAGGACCTCGACGACGTGCAGAAGGTGGACGCCAACTTCGATATGGATATGTCGGAGATGTCGGCGTGAAGCGGCGCGCCGGCGCGTCGTGCTGATCCTCGGCATTGACCCCGGCACCGCCGTGACCGGCTACGGCGTGGTGCGCGCAGGCGCGACGCCCGTGCTCGTGGAATGCGGCGTGATTCGCACCAAGGCCGAATGGCCACTGCCGCGGCGCCTGAAGGACATCGCCGACGGTGTGCGTGAGCTTCTGGCGCGCCACAAGCCGCAGGCGATGGCGGTGGAAGCGGCGTTCTACGCCAAGAACGTGCGCACGACGCTGGTGCTCGGTCACGCCCGCGGCGTCATCCTGCTCGCGGGCGAGGAGGCCGGCGTGGAGATTCACGAATATCCGCCGGCCGAGATCAAGAAGGCCGTGGTCGGCGCCGGTGCCGCCACCAAGCTCCAGGTGCAACTGATGATCGCGCAGCATCTCCGTCTGAAGACGCCCCCGCAACCGAGCGACGCTGCCGACGGCGTCGCCGCCGCGCTCACCTGTGCGATGCGGATTGGCACGCAGCGGGCGCTGGCGGGCGCTCGCGGAATCGGGCCGCTGCTGCGCAGGGTGTCCGCAGCGCGCACTGGGACCGGCGCGACCGCCGCGACGGGACGGAGGTCCAAGTGATCGCCCGCCTCGACGGCACGCTGGCCTCGCACGGACTGGATCGCATCGAGCTGCGCACCAGCGGTGGCGTCACCTACGAGGTGATGGTGCCGCTGAGCGTGCTCGAATCCCTGCCCCGCGCGGGCGGTGAGATTGCGCTGCACACGGCGATGGTCGTGCGCGAGGATGCGTGGACGCTGTACGGCTTCGCCAGCGCCGACGAGCGCAAGCTGTTCCAGCGGCTGATGGGCACCACGGGCGTGGGGCCGGCGCTGGCGATGAATCTCCTGAGCACGCTCACCGGCGAGCGGTTGGTGCGCGCCGTGCGCGAGGGCGATTTGGCGACGCTCACGCGCGTGCCGCGGGTGGGCAAGAAGTTGGCCGAGCGCCTGGTGCTGGAGCTGCGCGACAAGCTCGAGGGCCCGGTGGAGGCCGGCGCGGGCAAGGCGGCGCCGAGCGGCGGCGCCAGCGCCGACGCGGTCCGTGCGCTCGTGGCCCTGGGCTATCAGGCCGCCGACGCCGAGCGCGCCGTGCGCAGTGCGCTGGACGGGGCACCGAGCGGCGAGACGACGGCCGACCTGATCCGCCGTTCGCTGGCCGCCCTCGCGAAGTAGCTTTCCGGAATGTCGCGCCCCGAGATCACCACGCCCGAGGCCCTCACCGACGAGTCGGTGGTGGAGCTGTCGCTGCGCCCGCAGCGGCTGGCTGAGTTCATCGGGCAGGGCAAGGTGAAGGACGCGCTGCGCATTTACATCGACGCGGCGACGGCGCGGCAGGAGCCGCTGGATCACACGCTGCTCTTCGGCCCGCCGGGGCTGGGCAAGACGACGCTGGCCGAGCTGATCGCGCGCGAGATGGGCGTGAACATCCACACCACCAGCGGGCCGGCGCTGGAGAAGCCGGGGGACCTGGTGGGCACGCTGACGAACCTGCGCGCCGGCGACATCCTGTTCATCGACGAGATCCATCGCCTGCGGCCGGTGATCGACGAGTTCCTGTATCCGGCGATGGAAGACTCGAAGATCGACATCCGGCTCAGCGAGGGCCCGAAGGCGCAGACGATCACGATGCCGATCGAGCGCTTCACGCTCATCGGCGCGACGACGCGCCTCGGGATGCTGACGGCGCCGCTGCGCGCGCGCTTCGGCATCGAGCTGCGGCTCAACTACTATCCGGCCGAAGAAGTGGAGGAGATCGTGCATCGCACGGCGGCCGTGATTGGCTCCCAGGTGGACGCGGCCGGGGCCAGCGAGCTGGCGCGGCGGGCACGTGGGACACCGCGTGTGGCCAACCGCTTGCTGCGCCGGGTGCGCGACTATGCACAGGTGAAGGCCGACGGCCACATCACGCGCGAGGTGGCGCGCGAGGCGCTGGCGATGCTCGACGTGGACGAGTTCGGCCTCGACGAGATGGACACGCGGCTGCTGCGTGCCATCATCGAGAAGTTCGATGGCGGCCCGGTCGGCGTGGGGACAATCGCCGCAGCGGTAGGCGAGGACGCCGAGACGCTGGAGGAGGTGTACGAGCCCTTCCTCGTGCAGAACGGCCTGCTGCAGCGCAGCCCGCGCGGCCGGATGGCCACGGCGCAGGCATACCGGCACCTGGGGTACCCGCCGCCGAACAGACCGGCGGACGCGCAGCCCGAGCTGTTCTGAGGCGCTTGGGCGCTCGCAGGATGGCGCGCCCGCCTTTCGATCCGATGCCCCGCGGTCTCCTCACCTCCGACTACGACTTCGCGTTGCCGCTGGACCGCATCGCGCAGGCGCCGGCCGCGCGTCGCGACGAGAGCCGCCTGATGGTGCTGGACCGTGCTGGCGGCACAATCGCGCATCACCGCTTCCGTGAGCTTCCCAAGTTTCTGCGCGAGGGCGACACGCTCACGCTCAACACGACGCGCGTCTTCAAGGCGCGGCTGCTCGGCACTCGCGACTCTGGCGCACCGGCGGAAGTGTTGTTGCTCAAGGAGGCCCCGCAGGCGCGCTGGGAAGCGATGGTGCAGCCGGGCAACAAGCTGAAGCCGGGTCGAGTGGTGACGTTTTCGGAGGGATTCACCGCCGAGATGGGCGAGCCGACGGAGCGCGGCACGCGGCTCGTGCGGCTGCGCGTCGAGGGCGCGCGGGCGGGCGATCGGGCCGCCGAGCGCGTGGCGATCGCGGCGCACGGCCACGTGCCGCTGCCGCCGTACATCGAGCGCGGCGACACCGCCAGCGACCTCGAGCGCTACCAGACCGTGTATGCGCGGCAGGAGGGTTCGGTGGCCGCGCCGACGGCCGGCCTGCACTTCACGCCGGAACTGCTCGCCGCGCTGGAGACGCAGGGCGTGAGGCGGGCGGAGGTGCTGCTGCACGTCGGCGCCGGAACGTTCAAGCCGGTGGAGGTGGAGGATCCGTCGCAGCACGAGATGCACGAGGAGTGGTACGACGTGAGCGAGGAGACCGCGTCCGCGCTCACGGCGACGCGCCGTGCGGGGCACCGCGTGGGCGCCGTGGGCACTACGGCGCTGCGCACGCTTGAGACCGTGTGGCGGGAGGATGGGCACTACGCCGCGGGCAGCGGCGAGACGCGGATCTTCATCCGCCCGCCGGCGGTGGTGCGCTCGGCGGATGTGCTGATCACCAACTTCCACCTGCCCCGCTCCACCCTGCTGATGCTGGTGGCGGCCTTCGCCGGTTACGAGTTCACGATGGAGGCCTACGCGACCGCCGTGCGCGAGGGCTACCGGTTCTACTCCTACGGCGATGCGATGCTGATTCTGTAGTTAGATTTCCCAGTTGCCACTCCTTCCGTCTTCAGTCTTCCGTCCCAATGCCCATTTCGATTTTCCTGCAGGCCACTCCAGCTGCCCCGACTGGCGGCTCCGCGCTCGCGCCGTTCCTGTTCCAGATCGGCGCCATCTTCGCGATCTTCTACTTCCTGATGATCCGTCCGCAGCAGAAGCAGCGGAAGGCGCACGAAGCGGCGATCCTCGCGATGAAGAAGGGTGACCAGGTGGTCACCGCCGGCGGCATCGTCGGTGAAGTGGTGCACATCAAAGACAACGCACGCGACGGCAAGCCGGGCCCGTCGCTGCAGGACCACATCACCGTGCGCAGCGGCGAGTCCAAGCTGATCGTCGTGCGCAGCCGCATCGCTTCCGTGGGCGGCAGCGAGCCCGCCGCGTAGCTCCGATGGCCGTCCTCCCGATCACCGTCCTCGGCAGCCCCGTCCTGCGCGAAGTCACCACGCCGGTGACGGAGGTGACGGACGAGCTGCGCAGGCTCGCCGCCGATATGCTCGAGACGATGCGCGCCGCCGACGGCGTCGGCCTCGCCGCGCCGCAGGTCGGCCGCAGCGAGCGCCTGTGCGTCGTCGAGGTCGGCGAGGTAACGGCGGTGCTGTTCAACCCCGAGATCATCGCGCGCGAGGGGAAGATCAAGTGGGAGGAAGGTTGCCTCTCGATCCCCGACGTGTTCGGTTGGGTGGAGCGCTCGGCTTACGTGAAGGTCCGCGCGCTGGGTCTCGATGGACAGCCCTTTGAACTCGAAGGCCGCGAGCTGCTTGCGGTGTGCATCCAGCACGAGCTCGACCACTTGGACGGCAAGCTCTTCCTCGACCATCTCAGCTTCTTGAACCGCCGCCGCGCGATGAGTGCCTGGGACGAGGAGAAGGTGAAGTATCCGAAGTTGGTCAGGGTGCTTCCGGCGAAGGCGCCGGGACGGAAGACTGAAGACGAAAGGAGTGCGGCCGCAGGCGCGGAGCATCACGACGCGTTATAGGTGGTCGGTGGGCGCTGGAACCGAGAGCGCCCACCGTGTTGTATCCTTTCCAGCAGTTGCCGTTGGCTTCCGTCCTCCGTCTTCCGTCCCAAGTCTGTCCCGTGCGCCTCGCCTTCTTCGGCACCCCCGACTTCGCCGTCCCCACCCTGCGCGCCTTGCTTGGCGAAGGGCACGACGTCGTCTGTGTGGTGACGCAGCCGGATCGCCCGCAGGGCCGCTCGCGGTCCACGCTGGTGCCGCCGCCGGTGAAGGCGGTCGCGCTGGAGGAAGACATCCCCGTGCTGCAGCCAGAGCGTCCGCGCGGCGCGGAGTTCCTCGCGCAGCTGCGTAGCTTCGCGCCGGACCTGAGCGTGGTGGTCGCCTACGGGCACATCCTGCGGCAGGACGTCATCGACCTGCCCACGCGCGGAACGGTGAACATCCACGCGTCGCTGCTGCCGCGCTGGCGCGGCGCGGCACCGATCCAAGCTGCCATCCTCGCCGGCGACGCCGAGACCGGCGTGAGCATCCAGCGGATGGTGCTGCAGCTCGACGCCGGGCCGGTGCTGCACGAGCTGCGCGTACCGCTGAGCGACGGCATCACGGGCGGCGAACTCACGGAGGCGCTGTCGGAGCTCGGCGCGGAAGCCATCATCGGCTACCTCGCGCTGGAGGAGCTCGGCGGCATCAACGAG contains these protein-coding regions:
- a CDS encoding DnaB-like helicase C-terminal domain-containing protein; the protein is MRRVDLATDGQPSGDTVRTGFPSLDRALGGGLRRGDVVVIGGDVGSGKSALALAMAVRVAQGGVPVAFLTGEMTTERVMERALALEGRVRVDDLRSGKLDDLTRANVGAAAVRLRDRSPRVEPLPSASLDALRTRIRELACDLIVVDSLQALALGEGPQDELLASAMRALKAAALDLDVSVLVTAQLPKWERARADARPTLDDFGALGAVKQHADVVLALYREEMYAPGYGVEGATELLVRKNRNGTTGYVDLYFYKQWLRFEDMLDPDR
- a CDS encoding tetratricopeptide repeat protein, with protein sequence MRHSRLLLACALLALAAPAAEAQQRDPVARLEAARAANPRSVAALRALGVAYYKADRFAEARTVLDQARQLDPRDGVSALYAGLAAEGTQDYAGAKAAYEDYLKVGRSRRTRRDIQQRLVAIARLEVVASARAAVANEATLSQTPGDRRTIAVPPFKFSGPDAETLQPLERGFAELMITDLSRSAQLTVVERDRMQAIADEIRLGESDRVDAATAVRAGKLIRAGRLVNGSMVQTTGSELTIESNVIDVSTSELAAPVSVSNNLDNLFAMQKQLVLRVFEQLGVTLTPAERQLVDRQATTNLNAFLAYSRGLMAADDGRFEDASRYFQEARSLDPGFGAAGVRLQAAQAAAVGTQVTAATIEGGLQGTESQTVSSAQRGETVTPGTSNTLNTVSQNVNPPSVTPISNSDRNGNSQPPPPNVDQSTNGTGLDQPTPRTGTVTFILRRP
- a CDS encoding YebC/PmpR family DNA-binding transcriptional regulator gives rise to the protein MAGHSKWKQIKHYKAATDKKRGALFTKLLREITVAAKAGGGDPDGNPRLRTAIENAKAQSCPKENIERAVKKGTGELEGVEYQEVLYEAYGPGGVALMIQALTDNPTRTVAEVRAKLSRGGGNLGAVNSVAFMFDRKGQIFIPVEGRDEDGVMEQALEAGAEDFVREDEQFVVSTAPADLHAVKQALEAAGLVASEAELTWVPKSNVRVEGENASQLIKLMEQLEDLDDVQKVDANFDMDMSEMSA
- the ruvC gene encoding crossover junction endodeoxyribonuclease RuvC is translated as MCRRCRREAARRRVVLILGIDPGTAVTGYGVVRAGATPVLVECGVIRTKAEWPLPRRLKDIADGVRELLARHKPQAMAVEAAFYAKNVRTTLVLGHARGVILLAGEEAGVEIHEYPPAEIKKAVVGAGAATKLQVQLMIAQHLRLKTPPQPSDAADGVAAALTCAMRIGTQRALAGARGIGPLLRRVSAARTGTGATAATGRRSK
- the ruvA gene encoding Holliday junction branch migration protein RuvA yields the protein MIARLDGTLASHGLDRIELRTSGGVTYEVMVPLSVLESLPRAGGEIALHTAMVVREDAWTLYGFASADERKLFQRLMGTTGVGPALAMNLLSTLTGERLVRAVREGDLATLTRVPRVGKKLAERLVLELRDKLEGPVEAGAGKAAPSGGASADAVRALVALGYQAADAERAVRSALDGAPSGETTADLIRRSLAALAK
- the ruvB gene encoding Holliday junction branch migration DNA helicase RuvB gives rise to the protein MSRPEITTPEALTDESVVELSLRPQRLAEFIGQGKVKDALRIYIDAATARQEPLDHTLLFGPPGLGKTTLAELIAREMGVNIHTTSGPALEKPGDLVGTLTNLRAGDILFIDEIHRLRPVIDEFLYPAMEDSKIDIRLSEGPKAQTITMPIERFTLIGATTRLGMLTAPLRARFGIELRLNYYPAEEVEEIVHRTAAVIGSQVDAAGASELARRARGTPRVANRLLRRVRDYAQVKADGHITREVAREALAMLDVDEFGLDEMDTRLLRAIIEKFDGGPVGVGTIAAAVGEDAETLEEVYEPFLVQNGLLQRSPRGRMATAQAYRHLGYPPPNRPADAQPELF
- the queA gene encoding tRNA preQ1(34) S-adenosylmethionine ribosyltransferase-isomerase QueA, encoding MPRGLLTSDYDFALPLDRIAQAPAARRDESRLMVLDRAGGTIAHHRFRELPKFLREGDTLTLNTTRVFKARLLGTRDSGAPAEVLLLKEAPQARWEAMVQPGNKLKPGRVVTFSEGFTAEMGEPTERGTRLVRLRVEGARAGDRAAERVAIAAHGHVPLPPYIERGDTASDLERYQTVYARQEGSVAAPTAGLHFTPELLAALETQGVRRAEVLLHVGAGTFKPVEVEDPSQHEMHEEWYDVSEETASALTATRRAGHRVGAVGTTALRTLETVWREDGHYAAGSGETRIFIRPPAVVRSADVLITNFHLPRSTLLMLVAAFAGYEFTMEAYATAVREGYRFYSYGDAMLIL
- the yajC gene encoding preprotein translocase subunit YajC — its product is MPISIFLQATPAAPTGGSALAPFLFQIGAIFAIFYFLMIRPQQKQRKAHEAAILAMKKGDQVVTAGGIVGEVVHIKDNARDGKPGPSLQDHITVRSGESKLIVVRSRIASVGGSEPAA
- the def gene encoding peptide deformylase; this translates as MAVLPITVLGSPVLREVTTPVTEVTDELRRLAADMLETMRAADGVGLAAPQVGRSERLCVVEVGEVTAVLFNPEIIAREGKIKWEEGCLSIPDVFGWVERSAYVKVRALGLDGQPFELEGRELLAVCIQHELDHLDGKLFLDHLSFLNRRRAMSAWDEEKVKYPKLVRVLPAKAPGRKTEDERSAAAGAEHHDAL
- the fmt gene encoding methionyl-tRNA formyltransferase produces the protein MRLAFFGTPDFAVPTLRALLGEGHDVVCVVTQPDRPQGRSRSTLVPPPVKAVALEEDIPVLQPERPRGAEFLAQLRSFAPDLSVVVAYGHILRQDVIDLPTRGTVNIHASLLPRWRGAAPIQAAILAGDAETGVSIQRMVLQLDAGPVLHELRVPLSDGITGGELTEALSELGAEAIIGYLALEELGGINERVQDESLVTYAPKIDRAMAQLDFRRPAAEVARAVRAFDPRPGAWGVVRDGEVRLFGVRVLPDRRGEPSEVLEVGEMGMVVACGSGAIAVETVHPAGRRRVAALDWYQGRGIAVGDCWELPA